In one Pseudomonas sp. 31-12 genomic region, the following are encoded:
- a CDS encoding DUF4142 domain-containing protein — protein sequence MDGFTLRHLALAVALSTSMGTAFAATSNDFVDNAAAGGIAEIETSRLALEKSSSADIKEFATMMITDHSKANDELAALAKKNDIEVPDETTLVKQAKEKILDMRDESFDAAYANNQVKAHEDTIKLFEKQANTVTDDKVKGATELKGFAQKMLPALEKHLEMAKKLQAAHPSK from the coding sequence ATGGACGGATTCACCCTGCGCCACCTCGCTCTGGCCGTAGCTTTGAGCACCAGCATGGGCACCGCTTTTGCCGCCACTTCCAATGACTTTGTCGACAACGCGGCCGCGGGCGGTATTGCGGAAATTGAAACCAGCCGTCTGGCGCTGGAAAAAAGCTCATCGGCCGACATCAAGGAATTCGCCACCATGATGATCACCGATCATTCCAAGGCCAACGATGAACTGGCGGCCTTGGCGAAAAAGAATGACATCGAAGTGCCGGACGAGACGACGCTGGTCAAACAGGCCAAGGAAAAAATCCTCGACATGCGTGATGAGTCCTTCGACGCGGCCTATGCCAATAATCAGGTGAAGGCCCACGAAGACACCATCAAGCTGTTTGAAAAACAAGCCAACACAGTGACGGATGACAAGGTAAAAGGCGCCACCGAGCTGAAAGGCTTCGCGCAAAAAATGTTGCCGGCACTGGAAAAACACCTGGAGATGGCGAAAAAACTCCAGGCGGCTCACCCAAGTAAATAA
- a CDS encoding STAS domain-containing protein, translated as MAAMQISTLDAMKNNHTQLLGEWITSLEASGANRNLKDQDLKQQTTDFLQLVVAGLENGNSQNIAAPGWDEARQFLEKLSHSRALLGQDSHQTASFIFSLKGPLFSLLQAHYKDNPGVLAEQLWEVSELLDALGMHTIRTFQKSREAVIKRQQEELLELSTPVVKLWDGVLALPMIGTLDSQRTQVVMESLLQRIVDTGSEIAIIDITGVPTVDTLVAQHLLKTVTAIRLMGADCIISGVRPQIAQTIVHLGLDLQGVVTKANLADALKLALTRLGITVSKAV; from the coding sequence ATGGCAGCAATGCAAATCAGCACACTCGACGCGATGAAAAACAACCACACGCAGTTGCTTGGGGAATGGATCACCAGCCTGGAAGCCAGTGGTGCCAACCGTAATCTCAAGGACCAGGATCTAAAGCAGCAGACCACGGACTTCCTGCAACTGGTGGTCGCGGGCCTGGAAAACGGCAACAGTCAGAACATCGCCGCGCCGGGCTGGGATGAGGCTCGACAATTCCTCGAAAAACTCTCCCACAGCCGCGCCCTGCTCGGCCAGGATTCGCACCAGACTGCCAGCTTCATTTTCTCGCTGAAAGGCCCGCTGTTTTCCTTGCTGCAAGCTCACTACAAAGACAATCCGGGCGTATTGGCCGAACAGCTCTGGGAAGTGTCTGAGCTGCTCGATGCACTGGGCATGCACACCATCCGCACCTTCCAGAAATCCCGTGAAGCGGTGATCAAACGTCAGCAGGAAGAACTGCTGGAGCTCTCGACCCCGGTGGTCAAGCTCTGGGACGGCGTGCTCGCCCTGCCGATGATCGGCACCCTGGATTCGCAACGCACCCAGGTGGTGATGGAATCGCTGCTGCAACGGATCGTTGATACCGGTTCGGAAATCGCCATCATCGACATCACCGGCGTGCCGACCGTCGATACCCTGGTGGCGCAGCACTTGCTCAAGACCGTGACCGCGATCCGCCTGATGGGCGCCGATTGCATCATCAGCGGCGTGCGTCCGCAAATCGCCCAGACCATCGTTCACCTGGGCCTGGACCTGCAAGGCGTGGTCACCAAGGCCAACCTGGCCGACGCCCTCAAACTGGCTCTGACCCGCCTGGGAATCACCGTCAGCAAGGCAGTCTAA
- a CDS encoding STAS domain-containing protein, translating to MDRIPILQMGDLLLVTIQVDMHDQLALTLQDDLSERISKTTARGVLIDISALDMVDSFIGRMIGTISGLSKIMDAETVLVGMQPAVAITLVELGLTLPGVSTALNVERGMKLLQDRVREQ from the coding sequence ATGGATAGAATTCCAATTCTGCAGATGGGCGACCTTCTGCTGGTGACCATCCAGGTCGACATGCACGACCAGCTCGCCCTGACGCTTCAGGACGATCTCTCAGAGCGCATCAGCAAGACCACGGCGCGCGGGGTCCTGATCGATATCTCCGCCCTGGACATGGTCGACTCATTCATTGGCCGCATGATCGGGACGATTTCCGGGCTGTCGAAAATCATGGACGCCGAAACCGTGCTGGTCGGCATGCAACCCGCCGTCGCCATTACCCTGGTCGAACTGGGCCTGACCTTGCCCGGCGTCAGCACCGCGCTGAACGTCGAGCGCGGGATGAAACTGCTTCAGGATCGAGTACGCGAGCAATGA
- a CDS encoding anti-sigma regulatory factor, whose product MTLRSSGTQPIQIEQDVVLARQTARKLATECGMRLIDLTKLVTAVSELARNTMVYGGGGDMDWQILDENSRVGLRLTFRDEGPGIPDIKLAMTDGWTSGSGLGLGLTGAKRLVDEFELDTAPGQGTRITITRWT is encoded by the coding sequence ATGACTCTGCGCAGCAGCGGCACTCAGCCGATTCAGATCGAGCAGGACGTGGTCCTGGCCCGGCAGACTGCGCGCAAGCTGGCCACTGAATGCGGCATGCGCCTGATCGACCTGACCAAACTGGTGACCGCCGTCAGCGAGCTGGCGCGCAACACCATGGTGTATGGCGGTGGCGGCGACATGGATTGGCAGATCCTCGACGAAAACTCGAGGGTCGGTTTGCGCCTGACCTTTCGCGATGAAGGCCCGGGCATCCCGGACATCAAACTGGCCATGACCGACGGCTGGACCTCCGGCAGCGGCCTGGGCCTTGGCCTGACCGGCGCCAAGCGGCTGGTGGATGAGTTCGAACTCGACACCGCGCCCGGCCAGGGCACTCGCATAACGATCACCCGATGGACATGA
- a CDS encoding ATP-binding protein, with the protein MNIAGSLTQVLLIEDSSQIGFARRTAQKLAEDNGFDMTDAGRVALVATELASNVLKHAAQGELHLRILPGKSANGIEMLAVDRAQGFDLQACMTDGFSTGGTQGIGLGAVSRQTEVFDVHTDSRGTVLLARLYPRASKDADLRIGISQHSLHNDPACGDVWHLAFDGANLSVLVIDGLGHGEEAEHAARAGEKAFALAPFASPVFLLEDIHHAMIGTRGGALAIAQFDGHRGTLKFTGIGNIGGSLISPDKSRGLASHPGIVGGQYRKAQPFDYAHVDGHLLIMYSDGLQSRWNLHDYPGLVHRHPAVIAAVLHRDFCRGRDDVTVLVVALEAAHG; encoded by the coding sequence ATGAATATCGCGGGGTCGCTGACCCAAGTGCTGTTGATCGAGGACAGCAGCCAGATCGGCTTTGCCCGGCGCACCGCGCAGAAGCTCGCCGAAGACAATGGTTTCGACATGACCGATGCCGGTCGCGTGGCGCTGGTGGCCACGGAATTGGCCAGCAACGTGCTCAAGCATGCAGCCCAGGGCGAATTGCACCTGCGAATCCTGCCCGGTAAAAGCGCCAACGGCATCGAAATGCTCGCGGTGGACCGTGCCCAGGGCTTTGACCTGCAAGCGTGCATGACTGACGGGTTTTCCACCGGAGGCACTCAGGGCATAGGCCTCGGTGCGGTGTCGCGCCAGACCGAGGTCTTCGATGTTCACACCGACTCGCGCGGCACAGTGTTGCTGGCCCGTTTGTACCCGCGCGCCAGCAAGGACGCGGACTTGCGCATCGGCATCAGTCAGCACTCGCTGCACAACGACCCTGCCTGCGGTGATGTCTGGCACCTGGCGTTCGACGGGGCAAACCTCAGCGTTTTGGTGATCGACGGCCTGGGCCATGGCGAAGAAGCCGAACACGCTGCACGCGCCGGGGAAAAAGCCTTCGCCCTGGCACCGTTCGCCTCGCCGGTGTTCCTGCTCGAAGACATTCACCACGCGATGATCGGCACCCGCGGCGGCGCCCTGGCGATTGCCCAATTCGACGGCCACCGTGGCACGCTGAAATTCACCGGCATCGGCAACATCGGCGGCAGCCTGATCAGCCCGGACAAGTCCCGTGGCCTGGCGTCCCACCCGGGGATCGTCGGCGGGCAATACCGCAAAGCCCAGCCTTTTGATTATGCACACGTGGACGGACATCTATTGATCATGTACAGCGATGGCCTGCAGTCCCGCTGGAACCTGCACGACTACCCTGGCCTGGTGCACCGTCATCCCGCCGTGATCGCTGCGGTCCTGCATCGCGATTTCTGTCGCGGCCGGGACGATGTCACGGTCCTGGTCGTTGCCTTGGAGGCCGCCCATGGCTGA
- a CDS encoding sensor histidine kinase KdpD, with product MAESPLPSIDEQSALIAHLQSESAALREELDETNQGVLALYAELDNQAEELRQASDLKSRFLSYMSHEFRTPLGSILSIASLLTDEIDGPLSPEQHKQVAFVSTAARELSDMVDDLLDLAKIEAGRITISPAWFDMFDLFAALRGMFRPIVDATAVDLIFEEPVGLPRLYTDDKKLAQILRNFISNSLKFTTRGEVRVSASLEGSSQVRFAVTDTGIGIAAELHGALFEDFSQVDSPLQKRLRGTGLGLSLCKRFAALLGGEVGVESTPGVGSTFFVIIPLAIAMEPADET from the coding sequence ATGGCTGAGTCGCCCCTGCCGTCTATCGACGAACAATCGGCGCTGATTGCGCACTTGCAGAGTGAATCTGCAGCACTGCGCGAAGAGCTCGACGAAACCAATCAGGGCGTGCTCGCGCTGTACGCCGAGCTCGACAACCAGGCTGAAGAACTGCGCCAGGCGTCGGACCTCAAAAGTCGCTTCCTGTCCTACATGAGCCACGAGTTTCGCACGCCGCTCGGCTCGATCCTGAGCATTGCCAGCCTGCTGACCGATGAAATCGACGGTCCGCTGAGCCCGGAGCAACACAAGCAGGTCGCGTTCGTCAGCACCGCCGCGCGGGAGCTGAGCGACATGGTCGACGACTTGCTCGACCTTGCGAAAATCGAGGCCGGACGCATCACTATCTCACCCGCCTGGTTCGACATGTTCGACTTGTTTGCCGCCCTGCGTGGCATGTTTCGGCCTATCGTCGACGCTACGGCGGTGGATTTGATCTTCGAAGAACCGGTGGGATTGCCGCGCCTGTACACGGATGACAAGAAGCTGGCGCAGATCCTGCGCAACTTCATTTCCAACTCGCTGAAGTTCACCACCCGTGGCGAAGTGCGGGTCTCAGCCTCGCTCGAAGGTTCCAGCCAGGTACGCTTCGCCGTCACCGATACAGGAATAGGTATCGCTGCCGAGCTACATGGCGCATTGTTCGAGGACTTTTCCCAAGTCGATTCGCCGCTGCAAAAACGCCTGCGCGGTACGGGCCTGGGCTTGTCGTTGTGCAAACGCTTCGCCGCACTGCTGGGTGGCGAGGTCGGGGTCGAGAGTACGCCCGGGGTCGGTTCGACCTTTTTCGTGATCATCCCGCTGGCCATCGCCATGGAGCCTGCCGATGAAACGTGA
- a CDS encoding response regulator codes for MKREIRLLIVDDNAATRYALRRRLEPHGYLVLEAGTGGDGLALIDNECVDALILDVNLPDMSGFDIVRKLRAEPATALLPVIHVSAASIQTGDIITGLDAGADAYLIHPVDPDVLLATLRTLLRVRETENALRDSEARFREIFVNVSAPIAVLDAQFKVHECNHAFSRLIQDNRDPDSLRDCFADQQQAILDELRLRLTAGERWKGTLNMRIEGELRETEWQISPYRTPELSLVFVEDVTEHRHRERSHLARLDDATSQLEHEIAARVRTESQLLQVQKMDALGKLTGGIAHDFNNLLTGIITSLELIQKRVADSRTDKVQFYAEAALNSAMSAASLTHRLLAFARQQPLNTRPVDINEHIRSLEELLVRTIGEHIALKLELTSKAAIALVDPIQLESAVLNLVINARDALPQGGNIWVSTYAAYSHGDLKLADGAYVALSVRDDGTGIEHNVIDKVFDPFFTTKPLGQGTGLGLSSIYGFARQSGGDAHIRSVASRGTEVTIMLPASADPSTTQAEPASVDQQGSGEHVLIVEDMPSVRMFVTEVLVDAGYRCTQVGDIEDALERLKNDPSIDLMLTDVGLPRMNGRELADVARGWREGLPILFMTGYAENAINRQVFLGEGMEMLIKPFQINELLDKVRRTLDCA; via the coding sequence ATGAAACGTGAGATCCGACTGCTGATTGTCGATGACAACGCCGCTACGCGCTATGCGCTGCGTCGACGCCTGGAGCCGCACGGCTACCTCGTGCTGGAGGCCGGAACCGGCGGCGACGGCCTGGCGCTGATCGACAACGAATGCGTCGATGCGCTGATTCTGGACGTCAACCTGCCCGACATGAGCGGCTTCGATATTGTCCGCAAACTGCGTGCGGAACCGGCCACGGCGTTATTGCCGGTGATTCACGTGTCGGCGGCGTCGATCCAGACCGGAGACATCATCACCGGCCTGGATGCCGGGGCCGATGCCTACCTGATCCATCCCGTGGACCCGGACGTGTTGCTCGCGACCCTGCGCACCCTGTTGCGGGTGCGTGAGACGGAAAACGCCCTGCGTGATAGCGAGGCGCGGTTTCGCGAGATTTTCGTCAACGTCTCGGCGCCCATCGCGGTGCTGGACGCCCAGTTCAAAGTCCATGAATGTAATCATGCCTTCTCCCGACTGATACAGGACAACCGCGACCCGGACTCCTTGCGCGATTGCTTCGCCGACCAGCAGCAGGCGATCCTCGATGAACTGCGCCTGCGCCTGACCGCCGGGGAACGCTGGAAAGGCACGCTGAACATGCGCATCGAGGGCGAGCTGCGGGAAACCGAGTGGCAGATTTCCCCCTACCGCACCCCTGAACTGAGCCTGGTGTTCGTCGAGGATGTCACCGAACATCGTCACCGCGAACGCTCGCACCTGGCCCGTCTCGACGATGCCACGTCGCAACTGGAACACGAGATCGCCGCGCGCGTGCGCACCGAGAGCCAGTTGTTGCAAGTGCAGAAAATGGACGCACTGGGCAAGCTCACCGGCGGCATCGCCCATGACTTCAACAACCTGCTGACCGGCATCATCACCAGCCTGGAATTGATCCAGAAACGGGTGGCCGATTCGCGTACCGACAAGGTCCAGTTCTACGCCGAAGCCGCGCTGAACTCGGCCATGAGTGCCGCTTCCCTGACCCATCGCTTGCTGGCCTTTGCCCGTCAGCAGCCGCTCAACACGCGGCCGGTGGACATCAACGAACACATCCGCTCCCTCGAAGAATTGCTGGTGCGCACCATCGGCGAACACATTGCGCTGAAACTCGAACTGACCTCCAAAGCCGCGATAGCCCTGGTCGATCCGATCCAGCTGGAAAGCGCCGTGCTCAACCTGGTGATCAACGCGCGCGATGCCTTGCCGCAAGGCGGGAATATCTGGGTCAGCACTTACGCGGCGTATTCCCACGGAGACCTGAAACTGGCGGACGGGGCGTATGTTGCGCTGTCCGTGCGCGATGACGGAACGGGCATCGAGCACAATGTGATCGACAAGGTCTTCGACCCGTTTTTCACCACCAAGCCACTGGGCCAGGGCACCGGGCTGGGGTTGTCGAGTATTTACGGGTTCGCCCGCCAATCCGGTGGCGACGCGCACATCCGTAGCGTGGCCAGCCGCGGCACCGAAGTGACCATCATGCTGCCCGCCAGCGCCGACCCGAGCACCACGCAAGCAGAACCTGCGAGCGTCGATCAACAGGGCTCGGGTGAGCATGTACTGATTGTCGAAGACATGCCGTCGGTGCGCATGTTTGTCACCGAAGTGTTGGTGGACGCCGGATATCGCTGCACCCAGGTGGGCGATATCGAAGACGCCCTTGAACGCCTGAAAAACGACCCCTCGATTGATCTGATGCTCACCGACGTGGGGCTGCCACGCATGAACGGCCGGGAACTGGCGGATGTCGCCCGAGGCTGGCGTGAAGGGTTGCCGATCCTGTTCATGACTGGTTACGCAGAAAATGCGATCAACCGTCAGGTGTTCCTCGGTGAGGGAATGGAGATGCTGATCAAGCCGTTTCAGATCAATGAACTGCTGGACAAGGTCCGGCGCACGCTCGACTGCGCCTGA
- the uvrA gene encoding excinuclease ABC subunit UvrA — translation MTSKRTSNPPSGMVRVRGAREHNLKNIDVDIPRDALVVFTGVSGSGKSSLAFSTLYAEAQRRYFESVAPYARRLIDQVGVPDVDSIEGLPPAVALQQQRGTPSTRSSVGSVTTLSSLIRMLYSRAGSYPPGQPMLYAEDFSPNTPQGACAECHGLGRVYEVTEALMVPDPSLTIRQRAVASWPTAWQGQNLRDILVTMGYDVDKPWRELPKKQRDWILFTEETPTVPVYAGLTPEETRVALKRKMEPSYQGTFTGARRYILHTFSHSQSALMKKRVAQFMLGSPCPLCDGKRLKREALSVTFAGYDIGELSQMPLLQVAEVLKPVAAHSYLEQVDEAGEVLTHSQTREAREQRVAHGARAHANAPDVRHTPNLSVEKRLAAQRIAQDLLERVSTLTDLGLGYLALERSTPTLSSGELQRLRLATQLGSQLFGVIYVLDEPSAGLHPADGEALFEALQRLKAAGNTLFVVEHDLETMRRADWLIDVGPAAGEHGGRILYSGPPQGLAEIKDSQTRAYLFAKQVTDVRTSRKPTDWLRLEGITRNNLNDLSVEFPLGCFTSVTGVSGSGKSSLVSQALLELVGAHLGRGTNAGEPEELSLEDDAPQVSGGQVTAGLESIKRLVQVDQKPIGRTPRSNLATYTGLFDNVRKLYAATPQAQAEGYDAGQFSFNVAKGRCPTCEGEGFVSVELLFMPSVYAPCPTCHGARYNPETLAITWQGLNIAQVLQLTVDEAVEVFAEQPGIRRSLEVLRDIGLGYLRLGQPATELSGGEAQRIKLATELQRNQRGATLYVLDEPTTGLHPRDVDRLLEQLNTLVVAGHTVIVVEHEMRVVAQSDWVIDIGPGAGDQGGKIVVAGTPQKVAKSKKSRTAPFLARTLGVA, via the coding sequence ATGACGTCAAAGCGCACCTCCAACCCTCCTTCCGGCATGGTCCGGGTACGCGGTGCCCGGGAACACAACCTCAAGAACATTGACGTCGATATTCCCCGGGATGCCCTGGTGGTGTTCACTGGCGTCTCGGGTTCGGGCAAGTCATCACTGGCGTTCTCGACCCTGTATGCCGAAGCACAACGTCGCTATTTCGAGTCCGTGGCGCCGTATGCGCGGCGGCTGATTGACCAGGTGGGCGTGCCGGACGTCGATTCCATCGAAGGCCTGCCACCGGCCGTGGCCCTGCAACAGCAGCGCGGCACACCGAGTACGCGCTCTTCGGTGGGCAGCGTGACAACGCTGTCGAGCCTGATCCGCATGCTGTACTCCCGGGCGGGCAGCTATCCGCCGGGCCAGCCGATGCTGTATGCCGAGGACTTCTCGCCCAATACGCCTCAAGGCGCCTGCGCCGAATGTCATGGTCTGGGTCGGGTCTATGAAGTCACCGAAGCCCTGATGGTCCCCGACCCGAGCCTGACCATCCGCCAGCGTGCGGTGGCTTCCTGGCCCACGGCGTGGCAAGGACAGAACCTGCGCGACATCCTCGTGACGATGGGCTACGACGTCGATAAACCCTGGCGCGAGCTGCCGAAAAAGCAGCGTGACTGGATCCTCTTCACCGAGGAAACGCCGACCGTCCCGGTGTATGCCGGGCTCACCCCGGAAGAAACCAGAGTCGCGCTCAAACGCAAAATGGAGCCCAGCTATCAGGGCACCTTCACCGGCGCCCGACGTTACATCCTGCACACCTTCAGCCACTCGCAAAGTGCGCTGATGAAGAAACGCGTCGCGCAATTCATGCTCGGCAGCCCGTGCCCGTTGTGCGACGGCAAACGGCTCAAGCGCGAGGCGTTGTCGGTGACCTTTGCCGGTTATGACATCGGCGAGCTGTCGCAAATGCCGTTGCTGCAAGTGGCCGAGGTGTTGAAACCGGTGGCGGCGCACAGTTACCTGGAACAGGTTGACGAGGCGGGCGAAGTGTTGACTCACAGTCAGACCCGCGAGGCCCGTGAACAGCGTGTAGCCCACGGCGCCAGGGCTCATGCCAACGCGCCGGATGTGCGGCATACGCCAAACCTGTCGGTTGAAAAACGCCTGGCCGCGCAACGGATCGCTCAGGATTTGCTGGAGCGGGTCAGCACTCTGACCGACCTGGGCCTCGGTTATCTGGCCCTGGAGCGCAGCACGCCAACGCTGTCATCCGGCGAATTGCAGCGGCTGCGACTGGCCACTCAATTGGGTTCGCAGTTGTTCGGCGTGATCTACGTGCTGGATGAGCCATCGGCGGGTCTGCACCCGGCGGATGGCGAAGCGCTGTTCGAAGCGCTGCAACGCTTGAAGGCGGCGGGCAACACGCTATTTGTGGTCGAGCACGATCTGGAAACCATGCGTCGCGCGGACTGGTTGATCGATGTCGGCCCGGCGGCGGGCGAGCATGGTGGACGGATCCTCTACAGCGGACCGCCCCAGGGACTGGCGGAAATCAAGGACTCCCAGACCCGCGCCTACTTGTTCGCCAAGCAGGTCACCGATGTCAGGACCAGCCGCAAGCCGACCGACTGGCTGCGCCTGGAAGGCATCACGCGCAATAACCTGAACGACCTCAGCGTCGAGTTTCCCTTGGGGTGTTTTACCTCGGTGACCGGTGTTTCCGGTTCCGGCAAATCAAGCCTGGTCAGCCAGGCCTTGCTGGAATTGGTCGGTGCGCATCTGGGGCGCGGCACCAATGCCGGCGAACCTGAAGAGTTGAGCCTTGAGGACGATGCGCCACAGGTCAGCGGCGGCCAGGTAACAGCTGGGCTGGAATCGATCAAGCGCCTGGTACAGGTCGATCAGAAACCCATCGGCCGCACGCCGCGCTCGAACCTCGCGACCTACACCGGGCTGTTCGACAACGTGCGCAAACTGTACGCCGCCACGCCCCAGGCACAGGCCGAGGGCTACGACGCCGGACAGTTCTCCTTCAACGTCGCCAAGGGCCGTTGCCCGACCTGCGAAGGTGAGGGTTTTGTCAGCGTCGAGTTGCTGTTCATGCCCAGCGTCTATGCACCGTGCCCGACCTGCCATGGCGCTCGCTACAACCCCGAGACGCTGGCGATCACCTGGCAAGGTTTGAACATTGCCCAGGTGTTGCAGTTGACGGTGGACGAAGCGGTGGAGGTTTTCGCCGAGCAACCGGGCATTCGTCGTTCATTGGAAGTGCTGCGCGACATCGGCCTGGGTTATCTGCGCCTCGGTCAGCCGGCCACGGAACTCTCGGGAGGCGAAGCCCAGCGCATCAAACTGGCAACCGAGTTGCAACGTAACCAGCGTGGCGCAACCTTGTATGTGCTCGATGAACCGACCACCGGTTTGCATCCCCGGGACGTTGACCGGCTGCTTGAACAGTTGAATACGCTGGTGGTGGCGGGGCACACGGTGATTGTCGTCGAGCATGAAATGCGTGTGGTTGCGCAGAGTGACTGGGTGATCGATATCGGGCCGGGGGCGGGGGATCAGGGCGGGAAGATCGTCGTTGCCGGCACGCCGCAGAAAGTGGCCAAGAGCAAGAAGAGCCGAACGGCCCCGTTCCTGGCCAGGACCTTAGGCGTAGCTTGA
- a CDS encoding PAS domain-containing sensor histidine kinase — protein sequence MQFLSDSHGCAGWNGEMAGRIRAFDWSQTELGNIDAWPASLCSTVQLMLASPLPMVMLWGRAGYMIYNDAYSQFAGGRHPYLLGAPVELGWPEVAEFNRHVVDTCLAGGTLSYRNKELELLRNGVPEDVWLDLYYSPVANDEGCPGGVMAMVVETTEHVISERRRQEAEDAYRADNERVRLALNAGALLGSFVWDIKGNVLSGDERFARTFSYPSEQNLADLPTDIAEAKIHADDRSWVQEQVNQSVATGEPFNAEYRVLRPDGSYLWVQASGCCEFNEQGEPFRFPGVLIDIHERKIAEESLLKFTRNLEQRVADEVDARLAAEEQLRQSQKLEAIGGLTGGVAHDFNNLLQVIAGNLHLLARHEPDNANVQRRVSASIAAVERGAKLSSQLLAFARRQPLSPAVCDPQQIFEGLGELLQRALGETIQINVQVPQEPWHINVDRNQLENAILNLAINARDAMQGEGTIELSAENVALDRKFCVGKGIVAGDYVRVAVADTGAGMSPEVLGQAFEPFFTTKGDGQGTGLGLSMVFGFVKQSGGHIDISSEVGQGTRVQLYFPRSLHALPTETTLRYLPQRGGHETILVVEDNEAVRSSAVELLREEGYQVLTAANGDQAMQMLLEGVSVNLIFTDVVMPGLIKSSDLAAWAKVQNPPVAVLFTSGHTRDIISRNHQLSPDTHLLSKPYGPEALMHMIRTVLSG from the coding sequence ATGCAGTTTCTATCTGATAGCCACGGGTGTGCCGGCTGGAACGGTGAAATGGCCGGGCGCATCCGCGCGTTCGACTGGAGCCAGACTGAGCTTGGAAACATCGACGCCTGGCCCGCCAGCCTGTGCAGCACAGTGCAGCTGATGCTCGCGTCGCCACTGCCGATGGTGATGCTCTGGGGGCGGGCGGGTTACATGATCTATAACGACGCCTACTCGCAATTTGCCGGTGGCCGCCATCCTTATCTGCTGGGTGCTCCGGTGGAGCTGGGCTGGCCGGAAGTGGCTGAGTTCAATCGTCATGTGGTCGATACCTGTCTGGCGGGTGGCACCTTGTCCTATCGCAATAAAGAGCTGGAGTTGCTGCGCAACGGGGTCCCCGAAGACGTTTGGCTCGACCTCTATTACAGCCCGGTCGCCAATGATGAAGGTTGCCCGGGCGGGGTCATGGCGATGGTCGTTGAAACCACTGAACATGTGATTTCCGAACGCCGACGCCAGGAAGCCGAAGACGCCTATCGCGCCGACAACGAACGGGTGCGCCTGGCGCTCAATGCCGGGGCGTTACTCGGCTCGTTCGTCTGGGATATCAAGGGCAATGTACTGTCCGGCGACGAGCGCTTCGCCCGGACTTTTTCCTACCCCTCCGAGCAGAACCTCGCCGACCTTCCTACCGACATCGCTGAAGCCAAGATTCACGCTGACGACCGCAGTTGGGTCCAGGAACAAGTCAATCAATCGGTGGCCACCGGCGAGCCCTTTAATGCCGAGTACCGGGTTCTGCGACCCGACGGCAGCTATCTGTGGGTGCAGGCGAGCGGCTGCTGCGAGTTCAACGAGCAGGGCGAGCCGTTCCGCTTCCCCGGCGTGTTGATCGACATTCACGAACGCAAGATTGCTGAAGAATCCTTGCTCAAATTCACCCGCAACCTGGAACAGCGCGTGGCCGACGAAGTCGACGCGCGGCTGGCGGCTGAAGAACAATTGCGCCAATCACAGAAACTCGAAGCCATCGGCGGCCTCACCGGCGGCGTGGCCCACGATTTCAATAATTTGCTGCAGGTGATCGCCGGCAACCTGCACTTGCTGGCGCGGCATGAGCCGGATAACGCCAATGTGCAGCGCCGGGTCAGCGCTTCGATTGCGGCCGTCGAACGCGGCGCCAAACTGTCGTCGCAACTGCTCGCGTTTGCCCGGCGCCAACCGTTGTCGCCGGCGGTGTGCGATCCACAGCAGATCTTCGAAGGCCTGGGCGAGTTGTTGCAGCGGGCGCTGGGGGAAACCATCCAGATCAATGTGCAGGTGCCGCAAGAGCCCTGGCACATCAACGTCGATCGCAACCAGTTGGAAAACGCCATTCTCAACCTGGCGATCAATGCCCGTGATGCGATGCAGGGCGAAGGGACCATTGAGTTGAGCGCCGAGAATGTCGCGCTCGACCGTAAATTCTGTGTCGGCAAGGGCATCGTGGCGGGCGACTATGTGCGCGTCGCAGTGGCTGACACCGGCGCCGGCATGTCGCCCGAAGTGCTCGGGCAGGCGTTCGAGCCGTTCTTCACCACCAAGGGTGACGGCCAGGGCACGGGGTTGGGATTGAGCATGGTGTTCGGCTTCGTCAAACAGAGCGGCGGGCATATCGACATCTCCAGCGAGGTCGGGCAGGGCACTCGGGTACAGCTCTACTTTCCGCGCAGCTTGCACGCGTTGCCGACTGAAACGACGCTGCGATATTTACCCCAACGGGGCGGGCACGAAACCATTCTGGTGGTCGAGGACAACGAAGCGGTGCGCAGCTCGGCGGTGGAGCTGCTGCGCGAAGAGGGCTATCAGGTCCTGACCGCGGCCAACGGCGACCAGGCGATGCAGATGTTGCTGGAGGGCGTATCGGTAAACCTGATTTTCACCGACGTGGTCATGCCCGGCTTGATCAAAAGCTCGGACCTGGCGGCCTGGGCCAAGGTGCAAAATCCTCCTGTGGCGGTGCTCTTTACCTCCGGCCACACCCGGGACATCATTTCGCGCAATCACCAACTTAGCCCGGATACCCATCTGCTGAGCAAACCCTATGGGCCCGAAGCGCTGATGCACATGATCCGTACCGTCCTCAGCGGCTGA